In Miscanthus floridulus cultivar M001 chromosome 8, ASM1932011v1, whole genome shotgun sequence, the sequence ttacaacatagagctcacacgtgtatatatatatatatagtcctaCCAAAATGTAAAAGTACGGTAAGAGTCACGTACATACGAACTAGATTAAGATTCCTCCTCTTTGCTGAAGGATAGAGTCCGTATGTATTTATTACAACAGAGAGTACAGTACGTAATCCACGTAGAGTAGATATTATGCATACGGACGGACATATATGGATAGGGGATATCCAGCGAGCCGAGAATCCGCATTTTTGTTTTTCTACTCCGCTGCGTAGGCAGACGGCAGCAGCCTGGGTGCTGGGCGGACCATCAACGGCACGGCGCGCTGCAGGGTGAGCCCGTACGCCTCCTCCATGTCCAGCTTGTCCGCGGTCATGCCGTCGGCGAGGTCCCAGTCCAGGGCGTGCACGAGCGTGGCTGTCATGAGCGTGACCATGCGCAGGCCCCAGCTGAGGCCCGCGCAGATCCTCCGGCCGGCGCCGAACGGGATGAGCTCGAAGTCGCTCCCTTTGACGTCGACGCCCGCGTGCGAGCCGCCCGGCAGGAAGCGGTCGGGGCGGAACTGGAGCGGCTCGGGCCACGCCTCCGGGTCGCGGGCGATCGCCCACACGTTCACCAGCAGCGTGGTGCCCGCGGGGATGCGGAACCCGTCCACCTCGCACTCCTCGGCGGCCACGCGGGGCAGCGACAGCGGCGTGGACGGGTGCAGCCGGAACGTCTCCTTGATCACCGCCGTCAGGTACGTGAGGCGCGGGAGGTCCGACTCGGACACCAGGCGGTCGCGGCCGACGACGGCGTCCAGCTCCTGCTGGgccttcttgagcatgtccgGGTGCCGGATCAGCTCGGCCAGCGCCCACTCCACCGTGCTGGACGTGGTGTCCGTCCCCGCCGTGAAGAGGTTCTGTTGTCACGATGTGTCGACACAAAGTACATGCATCCATGTGAAAACAAGAGAGGAATATCATACTCCAAACTCCAAGCCTGTGTTTGGTTTGATGACAAGAATAGATAGGATATGGTCATCCATGGATTTCGAAATATGAATATCCATGtatgtttggttggatggattgGACGAGCTATTTTTCTGTTTGTTGGATGAATAAGATTGCATAGGATGAGAATACTTAactaattatatctattatttaaaaataataacaactaattataTCCTAATAAATATGCACAGACACTAATCTTGTCATTATAATAactaattaaaaataaaatatgttaattagcactATACTACTCTAATTGTCACACAAAACATGTGCTAATCAACATATGGATATCCCCCTCCGTTAAATTTTTTAGGGTCAGAATATCCACCATGTATCCAGAATATTTCATGTTGTAGATATCTAAATTTAGCTTGCTTATCCCGCCAAAACACCCTGGATCCTCAACTGGACCAACTCCAACACGTCGGGATCCATTTTTGCAATAAAAGTATACAGCATGTCGCAGTCACTGCCGGCAGTCCGGTCCATTCGAGTTCGAGAGCAGTAATTGTGTGCACGGGAAAAGGAGAAACTTACGAGGAGGAGTGCTTTGATGTGAGTCTCGTTGATCCTGCTGTCCTCACCGTCAGCGATCGGCTGCTGCTCCCGCATCCTGGCCAGCAGCACGCTGAGCAGGTCCTTGCCTTCCCCGGCGGCCTTCCGCTCCCTGATGATCCCGTTCATCATGTCGTCGTACCTGCGGTGCAGCCGCTTCATCTTGCCGACCACGCCCTGCGGGTCGAGCCACGCCAGCGCCGGAACGAAGTCGCCGACGTTGAAGACCCCGGCGAGCTGCATCAGCTCCACCACCATATCCTTGAACTCCCTGGCTTCCTCCCCTCCGTCGACCGCGAACACGCGCCGCCCCACCGTCGCCCGGGACAGCGTGTTGGTCGCACAGACGTTGGCCACCTGGCCCAGCACCACGGGGGCGTGCTGGTGCCGGGCGAGCTCCCTCACCATGAGCGCCACCTCGCCCTCCCTGACGCCGCGCAGGTCGTCCAGGGCCTTGGCGGAGAAGAGGTGGAGCGCGCACAGCTTCCGCAGCGCGCGCCACCGGGAGCCGTAGGGCGCGAACGCCAGATCCTGGTAGTTGTACGCCACGTGCTCGGCTCCGGAGTTTGGAGGGCGGTTGCTGAAGTTGGCATCCTGGGCGCGCAGGAACTGCGCCGCCACCCGCGCCGACGCGGCCACCACCACCTCGGCGCTGCCGAAGCGCAGCCGGAACAGTGGGCCGTACTTCCGTGCCAGCGCGCACATGGTGTGGTGCGGATGAGAGCCCACCTGCGGCAGGTTGCCCAGCACCGGCCAGCCCCGGGGACCGGGCGGCAGCGGCCGCTTCCCCTTCCCGTGCGCACCGCGGCGGAGCAGGACGCACCATACCACGACGGACACGGCCAGGGAgcccagcagcagcggcagcggcacgtCCATGGTTTGACTTGCTCGGTTCACGGGAGGCGCGCTTGGCGTTGGACTGAGCGTCGAGCGTGCGGTTAGCGAGGGAGTGGCTCATCTATATATACAGATGCCACTTGCATGGCGTGCTTCAGCTAACaatctgcctgcctgcctgcctgccgttCAGTTCCTACCTACTCGCGCCGCGATTGGGGAGCTCGGAGGAGCACTGTACCTTTTTTTTTTACTGGGCAATGCTACGGTGCATTTTTGAGGTAATACCTCGAACAAATATGAGCCTTTGATTTTCTGTATGGCTAACAGAACCGGTTATTTTCGGAGCCTTTAGATGCTTTAACTCTCCAACGGTAAGACATTCAAACGTCTTcaacctgttcgtttcggctggaagGATCGTGAATTATTATTGCTGGCTGATTtaacgtgagagaaaaatattattctaacttataatccacgatcgtatacgacaaAGCAAACATACTGCTTGTTATTTGAAACGACATCGTGAGACATCCACTCGTCGCGATTCGCACCCCTGCTGCGATTCAAGAGCCCGGTCTCGGCGACCTCACGCCACGCAGCTCATGATACCTGGCGGATGATCACGTGGCCCATGTAAATTTAAAGTAGGTAATAAGAGATCTAAATTCAGTCTAGTACCTATACGGGAGAACTTGGGTTGTCTGAGAGACACAACTCAAATATGGGCATCATCTTTCCTCAAAACCTATTTGTagaaatgattttttttaatcttaTTATTGAAAAAGATACCGAATATGTATTGAATCTTTTAACTGTAGTACAACCTAAAAGATAAATGAATCATGTATTTTAGGTGTTGTGACGGAGATAGCCTAAACGACGCCGTCGTCCGTCAGGCCGGGGCCATTCGCCAGAAAGCGACGCGGGAGGTTGACGGCCGGACGGGCCCGACCTGTCACCGTCGCCTGGCCTGGCCAGAAGCAGGCATGGTCCATGTTCAGGTCTCCAGGAGCATCTACACCGACGATAATGCCGAGTCCTAGGCAGCTAGCTAGCGAAGCGACCCAAGGAAGCAGAGCCGCAGAGGATACCCGCCGGCAAGAATGACGACAGTGACGGAATACACAGAGAATctgattttctgaatttgtgaacaatttgatatatatttatctaCTATTTACAATGCATAGAAATAATCTATAATTTTTTCTGAAATTTTGGTATATAATCTCTGAGATttgcaatccatagaaataatttgtaaatttttgtgaacaatttgacatATATTAGTATTATCCTCAAATTACATCACTCTGTCCAACACATTACATTAAAAAAATCggtgtaaatatagtaataaagcGGCGTAAATATAGCTATAAGACAAAGTAACTGCATAGGGCAAAAATCTAGTTGTTGGGAGAGACTAAAACAATCCGTGGTTGGCTAAACAGACTCTTGattttttttgattttttaaTATTAAATTAATTCatttagaaaataaaagataTTGTCGAATCCTCAAGTCACGGAGACTgaaactgcacaaatccattctGGCGGGCGTTCACCGGATTTCAGGCCAGCGAACGATGCGACCGGCAAGGCTGCAGGCGCCAGCACAGTATCCAAATGCCCTAACGTCACTTAAAAAAAGTAATATATTTATGTTAAAATGCTATAACTTCTGAACGGTGTATTTATTTTTAATTCCGTCTGCACCGCTGTGTTCTACACGGCGAGGCGAATAAAATCCCACTTGCTTATTttttgaataatatttttctagtAACAATTTATGTatattaacttataacttataacTTACAACTTATTTACACAAATTGTATATAATAACTTAGGTACACAAGTTTTGTTTGGTAACTTTTGTACATAAGTTTTATTTTATAAGTTTTGTGTTTCTAAATTTTggcataagttataagttaatttgTTCCTTTGTGTGTTAATAACTTTTGTGTTTGCAAGTTTTGGCTCAAGTTATAAGTTAATTTGTTCCATTGTGTTTAATAACTCTTTATAAATAAGTTGCATTTTCATAACTCTTGAGTTTTTAATTTTTTCATgtaagttatatgttataagtCAGTATATATAAATTGCTACGGGAAAAAAATTCTTCGAAATACATGCAAGTGTAGTCTAATTTTGTTCGTCTCATCGTGTAGAACACACTGGTGCAGACAGAATAAAAAACGGATACACCGTTTTAAAGTTATAACAATTTGAATTAAAtgttttgctttttttttgccatcgTCAGCGCTAACGTCAGCATGCAGGGGATGAGCCCGTGCGCAGCCGAGAACCCAAAAGATAATAGCTCGACGGTTTCTGCGGCTGATATGACTGATCAGCCGGCAGATgttattttattatgagagaaaaatattataccatgatTAATAAGCTGTTGAAGCGAATATGATCATTAAGCACACCCGTGCCGTacaaatcagaaaaaagatgaaattatttttttcctaaaaaagaAACTTAAGCATGTCAGAAATTTGATCGCTGCGTTCAATTCCAATGAATGTTCGTCATTTAGTTTGGTCGCAGAAACTAGCAGCTGCCCCTTCCTTTTCCGTGGTCCGTCATGTATTCCACCCACACGCTAGTCACTAAATCTCATACACATGCAAATCAGGTACTTGTCACGTTGGCACACATGCAAATCACATCCATGCAAATTTAAGTGTATTAATTCACACGTAAAATTACATGTTAACCAAAATATATCGTCCAAAGTCCCAAAATAAAAAAGTTTTACTATATCTGTCAGATCACGCATGTATTGATCAAATTAGAAAAATAATTTTTTATATCTAAAATTTCCCTAATTTATCCTACTTTACGaaataaaaatcaaataaataTATATGTCACATATTACCTCATGTGAGGTAATAGGTGATCATAATCGTGTGATCAAAATAAATAACCGGCTCACAGTGATTTAAGGTATAGGGGAAAACccccttatttatttatttttcttggTAGGCTTCGATTTCCTTAGCTGGTGtgtgaaattttcgtattttgatctcttttgaaaacaatttctagaaaaataccaacgccaaaacaatttctaaaaatagaccatttttaggtgtcttagcacatgacgccgagatatgaggctcggcgtcgtgtcacgccACGCCGAGGctctgccacgtcacggacgaccggggtcgtcgtcgccacgttggcgcgtgggtccgagacgtcggcgtccTGTCAGCCGACGCCAAGTGCCCAAAATCGGCGCGGTCGGACAGagcgccgagctctggccccatccggagcgcggcccaggcggcccaacagaggacggtggcccagaagctcggcgttgggtcacttaacgccgagcctccagacctcggcgtgatccgactcaacgccgaggtctgcaccctttaggccgcgccgaggccccttcttcttcttccctcccttcctccattcccccacggcccccaaatcccccacggcccccacgaaactctaacctccaaaatcgacccccggtgcccggatctcgtctcccgaagcttcctcgaggtaatggtccctgccctcctccattctatccgcgtagatgtgcttacattgtccctaatcatttggaatcatggttgtttggtgatttggtatatttgtgtatgcatttgcaaaatgtatggcttaggatgattgagtgcattgttgtttaactgttatatgtgatgaacatgttaggttagtttggtttctagttattttggtcattagggttatttgtttattataggtgtcattagggttagttatttgttggtcattagggttactatgtattttattaatttgttggtcattacatttcaatttgttatgaccaAGACGTTTTCTTCGTAACGTTAGGATGCCAAgacgtggtaaagctcgtattccaaggtaatcccaatgtttattcattatctgtgcaacaaatagaaaaccctaggtttaggtttggttctccgttaatatgactaaattctttcaattgtagctatggtcgccaaagggcaaatccctacgacctaaagcctctgcctgaaggtgttcctcgaccaatgtgcttttgtggtgatccttgcaaggtagacatctctgaagatgaggaaacatataggcagaggttctggatgtgtcccaattatgcatgggaacctacaaagcaacaacgccgtgcatcgtttgtgaggaatttttattttgttaattaattttcttgtgatattaagtattgcttatttatttattttgtaacaatttgtttttcttgcagaccgttccaccactgtgtgactttgagcagtggattgacactgagatcaaggagtcggacaagcagcgtctagaaggcctgaaggagtgggatgcggaggttaaggagaggtttgagcagagacgcagactggaggctatagaaaaggagcataaggaagaggaggaaaggaggcgtgttgctgcgtaccgggcggagagggagaagaagattgagcgtgtgcgccgagcgaaggcagcgatggaggagaatcccgatgccgagaggaagggaaagtggcctcgttgcactcagtaggtatttggttcattcacgagcgatgtcgtgtagccctggactttttttactatgttgtaatgcactctgcttttatttcagatgaacttattccctggaatttttttattatgttgtaatgcactatgattttatttcagatggtcttatgccatgtacttcgttaactatccgaagactgtagtggtactgtttgtataactgaaaagactacttgtgttgttgcagtcactgaaaaggctacaagtactgttgcagtcactgaaaggggtactagtctatttgaaaactcactgaaaagcctagattcgtttactgttgtatctgtagacgcaatgaattaatatcagagtgatgtactgcattaAGATGtagtgacaaaacacaggtgtagccttttcagatgaaatgaccagtcatggttgtaggcttttcagatgaagcatctagccttttcagattcaataaatgagtaggcacacatgttttttgtcacgtagcattcatggtgaacctgccttcatatctatatatagtgctccatgtcttgctccacatccacacaacttgttttctggtttagttttagcaaatgtcgagcggaggttcctcgagtggaaagggtttaggtggagggagaggaaagggggtgaggaagggacctccgattgtgtgggagggttctctgggtcctgattcttttgaagaagcaatagaggaatttcctttggagaggaagagtgacttcacccgtgagagacctcttagatcatacgataagcgcattgaagattggccaaaatgccgccacggtttggattgcgttgtgcagatgtacaacgactgtgacggtggaggccgtcgtttcttcagatgcccgcgaggatttgtattgcctttgaactctctcctttttaagatttgcatgtagtttctagtagtacttattggtagatgggttttcaggattcaagctgtccagataactgtggcttcactagatgggtcgaccctcctcctatctatccccatcaacagtacatcacatatctacagggacgcatctttgacctagagtatggccctggaagtggtaacagggacaagtcggacgacgacaacagcaatgatgcagaggaggcactatgcaataatccgtactgcGAGTGCACGAACCATAAGAAGGATggacctccttctccaccgccaccgccaccgccaccaccaccgcctccgtcaactggatcatactatggggaaggcgcaactcagttcaatatgtgggagcatta encodes:
- the LOC136477613 gene encoding flavonoid 3'-monooxygenase CYP75B3-like, with product MDVPLPLLLGSLAVSVVVWCVLLRRGAHGKGKRPLPPGPRGWPVLGNLPQVGSHPHHTMCALARKYGPLFRLRFGSAEVVVAASARVAAQFLRAQDANFSNRPPNSGAEHVAYNYQDLAFAPYGSRWRALRKLCALHLFSAKALDDLRGVREGEVALMVRELARHQHAPVVLGQVANVCATNTLSRATVGRRVFAVDGGEEAREFKDMVVELMQLAGVFNVGDFVPALAWLDPQGVVGKMKRLHRRYDDMMNGIIRERKAAGEGKDLLSVLLARMREQQPIADGEDSRINETHIKALLLNLFTAGTDTTSSTVEWALAELIRHPDMLKKAQQELDAVVGRDRLVSESDLPRLTYLTAVIKETFRLHPSTPLSLPRVAAEECEVDGFRIPAGTTLLVNVWAIARDPEAWPEPLQFRPDRFLPGGSHAGVDVKGSDFELIPFGAGRRICAGLSWGLRMVTLMTATLVHALDWDLADGMTADKLDMEEAYGLTLQRAVPLMVRPAPRLLPSAYAAE